From one Anopheles bellator chromosome 1, idAnoBellAS_SP24_06.2, whole genome shotgun sequence genomic stretch:
- the LOC131209051 gene encoding SH3 and multiple ankyrin repeat domains protein 1, translating to MATMTFDDEPPPEPRDGWLLVRVFVPELNVHKCLQFPSDKVVWDVKQQCLASLPKVAYWFWELKESFNYGLFSPPSNGKAGKFLDEERRLGDYPFNGPVGYLELKYKQRVYKMLNLDERQLKALHTRANLRRFIECINSGQVEKIAKMCAKGLDPNFHCQETGETPLTIATGTKKPNKLLIALVNGGALLDYRTRDGATALHRAVERDSLEAVSTLLELGASPNYRDTKGLTPVYLSVTRKTDPKVSEVLLHDHATLGIQDSQGWQEIHQACRNGLVHHLEHLLFYGADMDGQNASGNTPLHVCAVNNQEACARMLLFRGANRGALNYANQTPYQVAVIAGNLELAEMIQNYKSEDIVPFRGPPRYNPRRRSGLGWGSTLSRIYGGPPSPCPSEHPFSSASSSLSEGSSHRSHEDDISIVTDKSLGDTSDIISDSSGVGTNSDSAACSIGHPSTTVVCMEGYDAGLSGHIHIQPGDVIEVVGSTDCGLLEGFVRGTNKTGFFPSSCVQEVQFRQKSIINVSTSTPHHHYLINTSSNEIVSHDLQRQQQQQHQQHQQQQQHQMQQVNHDQQLQQHHLQQQQQQQQQQYSSQTAPRMKKSIIGEPRTVVLHRAKRGFGFILRGAKASSPLMQLKPSPRCPALQYLDDVDPGGVADMSGLKPGDFLLAINNEDVTCASHEHVVDLIRNSGALVSMTVVTLSQNFINSLMLDSSEVASQHSSGSGMSTPISSRQCSTLPRRMNGGPPGKQPAPMPPRRDPKTTLSVGRARAKSMVAGLEGGGEKVGGDDDELLNATKSTSAESIHQAQLLLQAQALSHSAIGTPTQTGPGTPIQPRTASIKSRPTSSRITAAELEELFQRQQGADANRCSMLMTSSRFQSTGLDSGAATPPTSPQKGPIVYASVAEMKRKKSSKVLGTLGGSGTLKGRPIPIPQIGADLRRTFHSTPDLASVGSLPSDADGSSSGTGSQLAMNAAQHQAWYSTVGHRGHRSQDDMHSSSLHMSLQRLNLLPPPNHPPPPPPVGQVVKVAVSRGSEYECLTALRKHIAQKAKVQAQIQEAEVMSSFKPASNAKLYASPQDIRNVGYRTVNVGAPSVVPSLTGNPAGSAGSNDPTTSGISMPPSASVNIELRKTSSLQSTAGSTTSVASGTVPTATQVANVTTVTIGGGTVGTSGPEGSNPYAQPGRPGGPQQIAQPQALYKSGPNSAPPLPEPDYSLSESDPDEDSSVRLVRTLTKTSASELKPVPNPGMAAETSGNSNTSGSSTGSSSMPHSFSVDEIQKIRTKLKSSKSYPNDFLRQQNGQPQHGPGGGDQPAEGAGPSEEGDNSSSGVSSDQEVTVTSNDPAHVVQQEQQSVKALAKSLGAIAGSANLKKAPVAPGVVGPIGGAGELKRVTLQQGVGVKGSETKAGESSPERRSEPEEGDDDGNDSPSPPATGFQRHNSLTRKQAATLAANRAKANQQNLQQRHAVTLATLPPPIEADSDEADSWSHPQQLVGGAASHLADGPGMVVLAPPPEFSDTTTVMAGGGVAGGVSISVSAAHHSHHQHHQHQHVHHHHQHGGAAGGALVIGGHNPNCKRVRIVGAVPKVNRMNSQ from the exons GAACTGAAGGAAAGCTTCAATTATGGTTTATTCTCTCCGCCATCGAACGGGAAAGCTGGCAAATTTCTCGATGAAGAACGACGTTTGGGCGATTATCCGTTCAATGGACCGGTCGGATACTTGGAG CTCAAGTACAAGCAACGCGTCTACAAGATGCTCAACCTGGACGAGCGTCAGCTGAAGGCGTTGCACACGCGTGCCAATCTGCGCCGCTTCATCGAGTGCATCAACAGTGGCCAGGTGGAAAAGATCGCCAAGATGTGTGCCAAAGGACTGGACCCGAACTTCCACTGTCAGGAGACGGGCGAGACGCCGCTCACCATCGCGACCGGCACCAAGAAGCCCAACAAGCTGCTGATCGCCCTCGTCAATGGCGGTGCACTACTCGACTATCGGACGCGCGATGGCGCCACCGCGCTCCATCGGGCCGTCGAACGCGACAGCCTGGAAGCGGTCAG CACACTGCTTGAACTCGGTGCATCGCCCAACTACCGCGATACGAAGGGTTTGACACCGGTCTACCTGTCCGTCACGCGGAAAACGGATCCCAAAGTCAGCGAAGTGTTGCTGCACGACCATGCCACGCTCGGCATCCAGGACAGCCAAGGATGGCAAGAGATTCATCAG GCTTGTCGGAACGGGTTAGTTCATCACTTGGAACACTTACTGTTCTACGGTGCGGATATGGATGGTCAAAACGCTTCCGGTAATACGCCGCTGCATGTTTGCGCTGTTAACAATCAGGAGGCTTGCGCTAGAATGCTACTCTTTCGTGGTGCCAACCGAGGCGCTCTAAACTATGCCAACCAGACACCGTACCAG GTTGCTGTCATCGCCGGAAACTTGGAGTTGGCAGAGATGATCCAAAATTACAAAAGCGAGGATATCG TACCGTTCCGTGGGCCGCCACGGTACAATCCACGCCGCCGgtccgggctgggctggggttCGACACTTTCGCGCATTTACGGGGGCCCACCGTCACCCTGCCCGTCCGAACATCCCTTTAGCTCCGCGAGCTCCAGCCTGTCCGAGGGTTCCAGCCACCGTAGCCACGAGGACGACATCAGCATCGTTACAG ATAAAAGCCTTGGAGATACGAGTGATATCATCAGCGACTCGTCCGGCGTCGGTACGAACTCCGATAGTGCGGCGTGCTCCATTGGCCACCCGAGCACCACAGTCGTCTGCATGGAGGGCTACGATGCGGGACTGTCCGGCCACATCCACATCCAGCCGGGCGACGTGATCGAGGTGGTCGGCTCCACCGACTGTGGGCTGCTGGAGGGCTTCGTTCGGGGCACCAACAAGACCGGCTTCTTTCCTTCGAGCTGCGTGCAGGAGGTGCAGTTCCGCCAGAAGAGCATCATCAACGTGTCCACGTCCACGCCCCACCATCACTACCTAATCAACACGAGCAGCAACGAAATCGTGAGCCACGACCtacagcgacagcagcagcagcagcatcaacagcatcaacagcagcaacaacatcagaTGCAGCAAGTTAATCACGATCAACAGCTACAGCAACATCAtcttcaacagcagcagcagcaacagcaacagcagtacaGCAGCCAGACGGCTCCACGGATGAAGAAATC AATTATTGGAGAACCGCGGACCGTAGTCCTTCATCGTGCCAAGCGTGGATTTGGCTTCATCTTGCGCGGTGCGAAAGCGTCCTCGCCGTTGATGCAACTCAAACCGTCACCCCGCTGCCCGGCGCTGCAGTATCTGGACGATGTCGATCCCGGTGGGGTGGCCGATATGTCGGGACTGAAGCCGGGAGATTTCCTGCTGGCG ATCAACAACGAAGATGTAACGTGCGCCTCGCACGAGCACGTGGTGGATTTGATCCGAAATTCGGGCGCCCTGGTAtcgatgacggtggtgacgCTCTCGCAAAACTTCATCAACTCACTGATGCTGGACTCGTCGGAGGTCGCCAGCCAGCACTCGTCCGGTTCGGGCATGAGCACGCCGATCTCGTCCCGCCAGTGCTCCACGTTGCCACGGCGTATGAACGGTGGGCCACCGGGCAAGCAGCCGGCTCCGATGCCACCGCGCCGCGATCCAAAGACGACGCTCAGTGTGGGAAGGGCGCGTGCCAAATCGATGGTGGCCGGGCTGGAGGGCGGTGGCGAGAAGGTCGGCGGAGACGATGACGAGCTGCTAAACGCGACGAAATCGACGTCGGCCGAATCGATCCACCAGGCGCAGCTGCTACTGCAGGCACAGGCACTGTCCCATTCGGCCATCGGTACACCGACGcaaaccggtcccgggacACCGATTCAACCGCGCACGGCCAGCATCAAGTCGCGGCCAACCTCGAGCCGCATAACGGCGGCCGAGCTCGAGGAACTGTTCCAGCGTCAGCAGGGTGCTGACGCTAATCGCTGCTCGATGCTCATGACCAGCTCGCGGTTCCAGTCGACGGGGCTGGACAGTGGTGCGGCGACGCCACCAACCTCGCCCCAGAAAGGGCCAATCGTGTACGCGAGTGTGGCCGAGATGAAGCGCAAAAAGTCTTCCAAGGTGCTCGGAACGCTCGGCGGAAGTGGTACACTCAAGGGGCGCCCCATTCCGATACCGCAGATAGGGGCCGACCTGAGGCGCACCTTCCACAGCACGCCGGACCTGGCGTCCGTTGGGTCGCTACCGTCCGACGCCGACGGCAGCAGCTCCGGCACCGGGTCGCAGCTGGCAATGAATGCGGCGCAGCACCAAGCCTGGTACAGTACCGTCGGTCATCGGGGGCATCGCTCTCAGGACGATatgcacagcagcagcctccaCATGTCGTTGCAAAGACTGAACCTTTTGCCTCCGCCGAAtcacccaccgccgccgccacccgtcGGGCAGGTGGTGAAGGTGGCCGTATCGCGCGGCTCCGAGTACGAGTGTCTGACGGCGCTGCGCAAGCACATCGCTCAGAAAGCCAAAGTTCAAGCGCAGATCCAGGAGGCAGAAGTCATGTCTAGCTTTAAGCCCGCCTCGAACGCGAAGCTGTACGCGTCGCCGCAGGACATCCGCAACGTTGGCTACCGGACGGTCAACGTAGGTGCGCCTAGCGTCGTGCCTTCCCTAACTGGCAATCCGGCGGGCAGCGCAGGAAGTAATGACCCAACCACAAGCGGCATCAGTATGCCCCCGAGCGCGAGTGTAAATATCGAG CTTCGCAAAACGTCATCTCTTCAGTCGACCGCCGGCTCGACTACGAGTGTAGCCAGCGGAACCGTGCCAACGGCGACGCAAGTCGCCAATGTAACAACCGTCACGATCGGCGGAGGTACGGTCGGGACCAGTGGACCGGAAGGCTCCAATCCTTACGCCCAACCCGGAAGACCGGGCGGCCCGCAGCAGATCGCGCAGCCTCAGGCACTGTACAAGTCGGGCCCGAACAGTGCACCGCCcctaccggaaccggactACAGTCTCAGCGAGTCCGACCCAGACGAGGACAGCTCGGTGAGGTTGGTGCGAACGCTTACAAAGACGAGCGCTAGCGAACTGAAACCCGTGCCGAATCCGGGAATGGCAGCGGAAACCAGTGGCAACAGTAACACGAG TGGCAGCTCGACCGGTTCCAGCTCGATGCCACACTCGTTTTCGGTCGACGAAATACAGAAGATTCGGACCAAGCTGAAATCGTCCAAATCCTATCCGAACGATTTCCTCCGGCAGCAGAACGGCCAACCGCAGCATGGGCCGGGAGGAGGCGACCAACCGGCAGAAGGGGCCGGGCCTAGCGAAGAGGGCGATAACTCTTCGTCCGGTGTCAGCAGCGATCAGGAAGTGACCGTAACGAGCAACGATCCGGCCCACGTggtgcagcaggaacagcagtCGGTGAAAGCGCTGGCCAAGTCCTTGGGTGCTATTGCCGGGTCGGCGAATCTGAAGAAAGCACCGGTTGCCCCAGGTGTCGTCGGGCCCATCGGTGGAGCTGGCGAACTGAAAAGAGTTACCCTGCAGCAGGGCGTCGGAGTGAAGGGTTCGGAAACGAAGGCAGGTGAAAGCTCACCGGAGCGAAGAAGTGAGCCAGAGgaaggcgacgacgatggcaatgATAGTCCCAGccctccggccaccggtttccAGCGGCACAATTCACTCACCCGCAAGCAGGCGGCCACACTGGCCGCCAACCGGGCCAAAGCAAATCAGCAGAACCTTCAACAGCGACACGCGGTCACGCTCGCTACACTGCCTCCACCGATCGAAGCCGATTCGGATGAGGCGGACTCTTGGTCTCACCCGCAGCAGCTGGTCGGCGGTGCAGCGTCACATCTGGCCGACGGTCCCGGGATGGTAGTgctggcgccgccgccagagTTCAGTGACACCACCACGGTGATGGCCGGTGGAGGAGTTGCCGGTGGTGTAAGCATTAGCGTTTCGGCGGCCCACCACtcccaccatcagcaccaccagcatcagcatgtccaccatcatcatcagcatggGGGCGCCGCGGGTGGAGCGCTCGTTATCGGAGGGCACAATCCAAACTGCAAACGGGTCCGGATCGTGGGCGCGGTACCTAAGGTCAATCGCATGAACAGTCAGTGA